In Vitis riparia cultivar Riparia Gloire de Montpellier isolate 1030 chromosome 19, EGFV_Vit.rip_1.0, whole genome shotgun sequence, the following proteins share a genomic window:
- the LOC117908123 gene encoding mitogen-activated protein kinase kinase kinase 18, translating into MDWTRGPTIGRGASATISLAIASTSGELFAVKSTELSRSKLLQREQSFLSQLSSERIVKYLGSNTTCEGDTMLYNVFMEYVPGGALSDEIRRRGNRLDEDWIRLYTRQILLGLEYLQFNGLVHCDIKSENVLIREDGAVIADLGCAKSVHGDGGGSVFSGTPVFMAPEVARGEEQGFPADVWALGCTVIEMATGRNPWPEVDDPVSALYRIGFSGDVPEFPMWLSENGRDFLDKCLRRNPRERWTAKELLEHPFLEPNSKQLKEFPVKSPTSVLDDQGFWDSLEAPVTPSVLMHIGSSSNSPAERIQRLNEGALSSGSNLPNWTWDEDWVTVRSNYIEESARFSDNTTTTLVMASFVHEEEPENSVLNDNLFIQNSPENISISSSFSTSKAFLLAYEIVNGSLVLRDSIFRVIIRTFSFATINFCSFFFFFHFLF; encoded by the coding sequence ATGGATTGGACCAGAGGACCCACCATTGGCCGCGGCGCCTCCGCCACCATCTCCCTGGCCATCGCCTCTACCTCAGGGGAGCTCTTTGCTGTCAAGTCGACGGAGCTCTCACGCTCCAAGTTGTTGCAGAGGGAGCAGTCTTTTCTTTCCCAGTTGAGCTCTGAGCGCATAGTTAAGTACTTGGGATCCAACACTACATGTGAAGGTGATACGATGTTGTACAATGTGTTCATGGAGTATGTGCCGGGCGGCGCGCTGTCGGATGAGATTCGGCGGCGTGGGAATAGGCTTGATGAGGATTGGATTCGGTTGTATACGCGGCAGATACTTCTGGGGTTGGAGTACCTTCAGTTCAATGGATTGGTGCATTGTGATATCAAGAGTGAGAATGTTTTGATAAGAGAAGATGGTGCGGTGATTGCTGATTTGGGTTGTGCTAAATCGGTTCATGGCGATGGAGGTGGGTCGGTATTTTCCGGGACACCCGTGTTTATGGCGCCGGAGGTGGCTCGTGGCGAAGAGCAGGGGTTTCCAGCTGATGTTTGGGCTCTTGGGTGCACAGTGATTGAGATGGCAACTGGCCGCAATCCTTGGCCGGAGGTAGATGACCCAGTGTCCGCGCTTTACAGAATTGGGTTCTCCGGCGATGTTCCGGAGTTTCCGATGTGGTTGTCAGAGAATGGGAGGGACTTTTTGGACAAGTGCCTGAGGAGAAACCCAAGAGAGAGATGGACAGCCAAAGAGCTTCTTGAGCATCCATTTCTTGAGCCTAATTCAAAGCAATTGAAAGAGTTTCCTGTGAAATCCCCCACAAGTGTGTTGGATGATCAAGGCTTTTGGGACTCGCTGGAGGCGCCGGTGACTCCCTCCGTTCTGATGCACATAGGTTCTTCATCAAATTCTCCAGCTGAGAGGATCCAGAGATTGAACGAGGGTGCCTTGTCATCGGGTTCAAATCTACCCAACTGGACTTGGGATGAAGATTGGGTCACAGTTCGAAGCAACTACATTGAAGAAAGCGCGAGATTTTCTGATAACACCACAACTACATTGGTCATGGCTTCATTTGTCCATGAAGAAGAGCCTGAAAATTCAGTTCTTAATGATAATTTGTTCATCCAAAATTCTCCAGAAAACATTAGTATCAGTAGCAGTTTTAGTACTAGTAAAGCCTTTTTGTTGGCCTACGAAATTGTTAATGGTTCCCTTGTGTTAAGAGATTCAATTTTCAGAGTGATAATAAGAACCTTTTCATTTGCTACAAtcaatttttgttctttttttttttttttccactttcttTTCTAA
- the LOC117909542 gene encoding aspartic proteinase A1-like → MGTKCRTVAVALFLSILVFSPEFSASDGGLVRIGLKKRAFDQTNRLAARIESKQGEALGTSIRKYNLHGNAAGSKHTYVVALHNYMDAQYFGEISIGTPPQKFTVIFDTGSSNLWVPSSKCYFSVACYFHSKYKSSQSSTYKKNGTSADIHYGTGAISGFFSKDDVKVGDLAVINQEFIEATKEPSITFALAKFDGILGLGFQEISVGNAVPVWYNMINQELIKEPIFSFWFNRNSNEEVGGEIVFGGIDSDHYKGKHTYVPVTKKGYWQFDLGDVMIGGKTTGFCASGCSAIADSGTSLLAGPTTIITEVNHAIGASGFVSQECRAVVQQYGQIIIDMLLTKEQPQKICSQIGLCAFNGIRGVSMGIESVVDENNSKASNGLHDTMCSACSMAVVWIQNKLGQNETIDRILKYVNELCDRLPSPMGESAVDCGSLSSMPNVSLTIGGKVFDLSPRQYILKVGEGEIAQCISGFTALDVPPPHGPLWILGDVFMGQYHTVFDYGNMKVGFAEAA, encoded by the exons ATGGGAACCAAATGTAGAACTGTTGCAGTTGCACTCTTCCTTTCAATCCTTGTGTTTTCACCAGAATTTTCGGCCTCAGATGGTGGATTGGTTAGAATTGGACTCAAAAAGAGGGCTTTTGATCAAACCAACCGCCTAGCTGCACGGATAGAGTCCAAGCAAGGGGAGGCCTTGGGAACTTCAATTCGGAAGTATAATCTTCATGGGAATGCTGCGGGATCGAAACACACGTATGTTGTGGCACTACACAACTACATGGATGCTCAATATTTTGGGGAAATCAGTATTGGAACTCCCCCTCAAAAGTTCACTGTAATATTTGACACTGGCAGTTCTAATCTGTGGGTGCCCTCTTCTAAATGTTACTTTTCG GTTGCATGCTATTTCCACTCCAAGTACAAGTCAAGCCAATCAAGCACCTACAAAAAGaatg GGACATCAGCAGATATCCATTATGGAACTGGTGCTATTTCGGGTTTCTTCAGTAAAGATGATGTAAAAGTTGGTGACCTTGCAGTCATAAATCAG GAATTTATTGAGGCAACGAAAGAACCCAGCATCACATTTGCTTTGGCCAAGTTTGATGGCATACTTGGACTTGGGTTTCAAGAGATTTCAGTTGGAAATGCTGTGCCTGTGTG GTACAACATGATCAATCAAGAACTTATTAAAGAaccaattttctcattttggttTAACCGAAACTCCAATGAAGAAGTAGGGGGTGAAATTGTATTTGGTGGTATTGATTCTGATCATTACAAGGGTAAGCACACCTATGTTCCTGTAACAAAGAAAGGCTATTGGCAG TTTGATCTGGGTGATGTCATGATTGGTGGTAAAACAACTG GATTTTGCGCTAGTGGCTGTTCAGCAATTGCTGATTCTGGAACCTCTCTGTTGGCTGGTCCAACA ACAATTATTACTGAAGTCAATCATGCCATTGGAGCCTCTGGGTTTGTAAGCCAAGAATGCAGAGCAGTTGTCCAACAATATGGGCAAATAATAATTGACATGCTATTAACAAAG GAGCAACCTCAGAAAATCTGCTCACAAATTGGTTTGTGCGCTTTCAATGGTATTCGAGGTGTTAG TATGGGCATTGAGAGTGTCGTGGATGAGAACAATAGCAAGGCATCTAATGGTCTGCATGATACCATGTGCTCTGCCTGTTCGATGGCAGTTGTCTGGATACAAAATAAGCTTGGTCAGAATGAAACAATTGACCGTATATTAAAATACGTCAATGAG CTCTGTGATCGGCTGCCTAGTCCAATGGGAGAATCAGCAGTTGATTGTGGTAGTCTGTCTTCAATGCCTAATGTTTCGTTAACCATTGGTGGAAAAGTATTTGATCTCAGCCCCAGGCAG TACATCCTCAAAGTGGGTGAGGGAGAAATAGCTCAATGCATTAGTGGATTTACAGCTTTGGATGTGCCACCTCCTCATGGACCTCTCTG GATCCTGGGTGACGTTTTCATGGGTCAGTACCACACAGTATTTGATTACGGAAATATGAAAGTTGGATTCGCTGAAGCTGCATAA